A single window of Syntrophus aciditrophicus SB DNA harbors:
- a CDS encoding adenylate kinase produces the protein MNILIFGPNGSGKGTQGAIVQKKFNVPHIETGVIFRENISKGTELGKEAKAYIDRGDLVPDGITIPMILNRIKQDDCKTGWLLDGFPRNLAQAEAMWDALLKEGIKLDYVVEIVLDRQTSKNRIMGRRLCAVDNNHPNNIFIDAIKPAEKDGKMVCRVCGSDQLSTRADDQDEEAIGKRHGIYYDTKTGTLAAVNFFKDRVKVIEVDGLPGVKEVSEDLLKKLS, from the coding sequence ATGAATATTCTCATTTTCGGACCGAATGGGAGTGGCAAAGGAACACAGGGTGCTATCGTACAGAAGAAATTTAACGTCCCCCATATTGAAACCGGGGTCATTTTCCGAGAAAACATCTCCAAGGGGACGGAGCTGGGAAAAGAGGCCAAGGCCTATATCGACCGGGGAGATCTTGTTCCCGATGGGATCACCATCCCCATGATTCTTAATCGTATCAAACAGGACGACTGCAAGACCGGCTGGCTGCTCGACGGTTTCCCCCGCAATCTGGCACAGGCGGAAGCGATGTGGGACGCCCTGCTGAAGGAAGGAATCAAACTGGACTATGTCGTTGAGATCGTTCTCGATCGGCAGACATCGAAAAACAGGATCATGGGCAGAAGACTCTGTGCCGTGGATAACAATCATCCCAACAACATCTTCATCGACGCCATCAAGCCGGCGGAGAAGGATGGCAAGATGGTATGCCGGGTGTGCGGAAGCGATCAACTGAGCACCCGTGCCGATGATCAGGATGAGGAAGCGATTGGAAAACGTCATGGCATTTACTACGACACCAAGACCGGTACGCTGGCCGCCGTCAATTTTTTCAAGGATCGGGTCAAGGTCATAGAAGTCGATGGTCTGCCCGGTGTAAAGGAAGTTTCTGAGGATCTGCTCAAAAAGCTTTCCTGA
- a CDS encoding FmdB family zinc ribbon protein, with protein sequence MPIYEFRCRQCKKVFEVLFFSISEKREVLCPDCSSDQVEKLMSVFGGTFGGASSSECSSCSSTSCST encoded by the coding sequence ATGCCGATTTATGAATTTCGATGCAGGCAGTGCAAAAAGGTTTTTGAAGTCCTGTTTTTTTCGATTTCTGAAAAACGAGAAGTTCTCTGTCCCGACTGCAGCTCAGACCAGGTTGAAAAACTTATGTCCGTTTTCGGCGGAACATTCGGCGGCGCCTCCTCGTCGGAATGTTCCTCATGTTCCTCCACCTCCTGCAGCACCTGA
- a CDS encoding acylphosphatase, whose translation MMKRVHVYVKGKVQGVFFRAHTRKAALRFHVNGWVRNLPNGRVEAVFEGRSPEVNALIDWCRQGPSHAIVEHLDVCEETYTGEFDDFRILYDERAS comes from the coding sequence ATGATGAAGCGTGTTCATGTTTACGTGAAAGGAAAGGTTCAGGGAGTATTTTTCCGTGCCCATACACGCAAGGCAGCCTTGCGATTCCACGTCAACGGCTGGGTCAGAAATCTTCCCAATGGTCGGGTAGAGGCTGTTTTTGAAGGAAGATCTCCGGAGGTCAATGCCCTGATTGACTGGTGCCGCCAGGGACCCTCTCATGCCATTGTGGAACATCTGGATGTTTGTGAGGAAACGTATACTGGAGAATTTGACGACTTCCGCATCCTATACGACGAGAGAGCATCATGA
- a CDS encoding pyridoxal phosphate-dependent aminotransferase yields MPISNKIHGLITRSSWIRKMFEEGLIYKKKYGPENVYDFTLGNPNVPPPSEFGDALLEVAAQSIPGKHGYMPNAGYPETREAIAAYLTAKFHIPLTADHIIMTCGAAGALNVTMKTILDPGDEVIIPTPYFVEYEFYVDNAGGISRLVPTKEDFNLDLEAIRSAFTEKTRAVLINSPNNPTGRVYDEETIRGLAAIIEEKGRLYNRAVYLVSDEPYSDIVYDGIKVPFIMECCKNSIIAFSYSKCLSVPGERIGYLALHPELADLQDVLSGMIFCNRILGYINAPALMQRVISHIQGVHVNVEEYKRKRDLLCEGLSACGYSFAKPEGTFYLFVRSPIADDVTYVRALQLRRVLTTPGIGFGGPGYFRIAYCVDDAAITNAMPGFADTLKEYQNR; encoded by the coding sequence ATGCCTATTTCAAATAAAATTCATGGACTGATCACGCGATCCTCCTGGATCAGAAAAATGTTTGAGGAAGGTTTGATTTATAAGAAAAAATACGGTCCTGAGAATGTGTATGATTTCACGCTGGGCAATCCTAATGTTCCGCCTCCCTCGGAGTTCGGAGATGCCCTGCTGGAAGTTGCCGCCCAGTCCATTCCCGGCAAGCATGGTTACATGCCCAACGCGGGCTATCCTGAAACCCGGGAAGCGATCGCCGCTTATCTGACTGCCAAATTTCACATACCCCTGACAGCTGATCACATTATCATGACCTGCGGCGCCGCGGGAGCTTTGAATGTGACCATGAAGACGATTCTGGATCCAGGCGATGAAGTGATTATTCCAACCCCCTATTTTGTGGAGTACGAATTCTACGTGGACAACGCCGGAGGGATAAGCCGCCTTGTTCCAACAAAGGAGGATTTCAATCTCGACCTGGAGGCGATTCGTTCAGCCTTTACGGAGAAAACCAGGGCCGTTCTGATCAATTCGCCGAACAACCCGACCGGGAGAGTCTACGACGAGGAAACCATCCGGGGACTTGCAGCCATCATCGAGGAAAAGGGCAGACTTTATAACAGAGCAGTTTACCTGGTTTCAGATGAGCCATACAGTGACATCGTTTATGACGGGATCAAGGTTCCCTTTATTATGGAGTGCTGCAAGAACAGCATCATTGCTTTTTCCTATTCCAAATGCCTTTCTGTACCGGGGGAGCGCATCGGATACCTTGCCTTGCATCCGGAACTTGCCGATCTGCAGGACGTCCTCAGCGGGATGATCTTCTGCAACCGGATTCTGGGATATATCAATGCCCCCGCCCTGATGCAGAGGGTGATATCCCATATTCAGGGGGTACATGTCAATGTGGAAGAGTACAAGAGGAAGCGTGATCTGCTCTGTGAAGGATTGAGCGCCTGTGGATATTCCTTTGCCAAACCGGAAGGAACCTTCTATCTCTTTGTGCGTTCACCCATAGCGGATGATGTGACTTATGTCCGGGCGCTTCAACTGCGTCGCGTTCTCACCACGCCGGGAATCGGGTTCGGCGGGCCGGGCTACTTCAGAATCGCATACTGCGTCGATGACGCTGCAATCACAAACGCCATGCCCGGCTTTGCAGACACGTTGAAAGAATATCAGAATCGATGA